From the genome of Astatotilapia calliptera chromosome 3, fAstCal1.2, whole genome shotgun sequence:
AACTGCACAACTTAAAAACCTTGCTAAAAGAAATAtagaatataatataaatgtatataaacatatacatGCCTAATATCTACTACTACTTGTATTGCATTTATATGAATAAGAACATGTGTGGATTTTTTTAACTAGTTTCATCCCTGATGTAATGATGCATCTCTGACATATGTTCTGTTACTTGTGGCGATTTATTCTGTCTCAATTataatttttaattcattaattatttGTTATACTATTTACTTTAAAACCAAAGTAAAGCAACTTGATTTATGTTAATAAAACTCTTGTACTTGTGTGCATCACAATACAACATCTCTGTCTATGTTTAGGCTCTAGTCAGGTGAGATGAAATGAATATACAGGGTGCACATCATAACAAAATATCAAATTTAATGTGttacaaaagtaaaaaacaaacaaacaaagatttaatttaatttaatttaaaaaacaaagtgtaagATGATATTAGTTTGTACCAGAGAGCATTTAACTGCATGGTATGTTGTGTATTCAAgataattatataataaataaatatatttacatattggatgatttttctgtttgtttgttttttgttgttgttttgttttgatgagGAGGGGTTTTCTACATGCTGTATTTCACTGTTACTAAAACTGGGTTTGACTggcaaaaaatagaaacacatgTTTTGATTCTGTTGCTAAAAATTGCTGCCAAAATCCACACAGCTGTTAAAAGTGAGATGATGCATGTGCACACTTGTGCACTCTGGCTCAGTATGATTCTTAAATGGTAGAAgcttaaatgtataaatgttttaagactgcttttgtgcttttctttccttGACTGCATATTTCCAGTCCACTTTGTTCAAAGATATTTTAGACACATGAAAACTGATCTGCTGCGCCAACAATTTTATGTGCATGACCAGAACACTAAATCCTGCATGCTATCCTTTCTCCAATGCAGACCAAAGTACCTCACAAGTTTAATAACCACGTTGCATAATGCTGTGTGGTCTCTGGGACGATGGGAGCTGATTGCACTCAATCATAATGAGTTCCTGGAAAATAGATTTGTCGCGACAAATTATTCTTCAAGGGAAATATCCATTGCCCTGCGTTGTTTTGTTTCTCCAGTCTGACAGATAATCAGCTTGTCGTTAATGAGACTGGAATTTCATTTTAGATGACACCTGTGAAATTCTCTCTTTCCTCAAAGAGGAGCTGACAGCCGGCTAAGACTGCTAGAAAATATGATCCTTCTCTAGTCGTTTGTTCGTGGTGTAAATCGTAGTTAAGATGACAAGTACAGGCCTCCTGTGAAATCGCAAAAAGGAAAGCAGGCAAATCAAagtaggaggagaaaaaaacacagtgagTCATCAGTAACACTGTGAATAATCATGTATATTAAAGCCACCTCAAATAGGCGGATGTCACTCTGAAAAAAAGCTGTACAGGTTGTAGTACGTGGGTGCCTCAGCCAACATTCGCTGTCATCATGACCTTTTCACCCCGGCCACCTACAGCATATGtgcacaacacacagacacacccatCCTCCCACGGCCACTTATAAGCACTCATCTCAAAACAAAGCAGCCAAGTAAAATGCAACTTTATCCCCACATGCATCCTCCATCTATCACTGATTATTTGTCCTGTAGGATTTTCGAAGCATACTGACATTTTGTTCCTGTCATTTTCAGTGGTAGCTGCACTGAACCACGCTTTGCCTTTAGAGACGGATGTGCACTCTAACCTGATGATCCATGCCCTGATTCCCAGAGgctaaatgtttgtgtgtgtctatgtctgtgtgtgtgtatgtgtgtagagGGTCTGCTGACTTCGACAGCTGGCTTCCTCCAATAGGCAGTCAGCGAGTACATCCGCCTAATGATATCACTACTGCTTGTTGATGTGAAAGGTGCAgcgggagagacagagaggaacaGGAGGACGAGACGAGgtaaacacacaacacatatATATTAGTTAGTATCCATTCACAAACCCCTGTGACCTGCTGTGCAATATTTCAGCTCTGTCTCAAAGGAAGAGGATATCACGACGACACATACATTTAAATCAGCTATAATTGATATAGCACTAATCTATAAAGTGACAATACGAAAGCACTGCAATCTGCTCAGCGCCAAAAAGCAGATGGATACTGTAACTAGTGATATTTCTCTCAGGAGTTAGCTAGAAtccaaaaacagagcaaaaacgACAGTAAATATTGGATTATGTTCATCAGCTGTTCCGCAACCCAGCTTCAGTTGAATCATGTTCCTGTCACACAGCTGCCGTTTGCATAAATAAGCAACTAAAAGGGTTGCCATATCAATTTACAGGGCAatatgttggttttgttttgaccTTCCCACTTATTAATGTCAGTAATTCCCAGTTTAGAAATTTAATTAATGTTTATGTTAAGCAAAATGACTTTAGTTACACAGGATTGTGTATCTATTAATATTAGCTCATACCAGCATGCTGGTCACACCACATCAgtgtatatatactgtatatatgttACTATAGCAGTGTGCACACTGTCCATATACACCAGCAACAGTATGCAGTATTTATAAAAATCAATATTATGGTAATTataagaagaagcaaaaaaaaatagcatggttcagttcaatttaattcaattttatttatatagggccaaatcacaataataggtgctttatactgcaaGGTAGAGACTCAACAATACAatatagagaaaaccccaacaatcaaacaaccccCTATGAGTAAGGACTTGgagatagtgggaaggaaaaactcacttttgacaggaagaaaccagaaCCAGGcacagggaggggcggccatctgctgggaCTAGTTGGGGCCGAGAGGAGGAATGAGATGGTAAATTTTTTAGATCTAACCAGGAACTCTGTCAATGTACTGTAAAGTTCTGTGAATATGAGTATTTCATTATGAAATACTTCAAAAAGTAAGTAGTGATACTTTTGTAAGGATACAAAACATCTAAACTTCCTAAATaagttcagtttagttttaactTGATGTTTAATCTTATGAGTTGGCTACTCTTTCTTGACAATGGATATTTCACAACAAATATCAATGTGTATCTTTCTGTTATGAGAATTCTCCAGCAAAAACATATGAAGAGCTTATGTTCTCAACCTGCAACCTCACAGGAAGTAGAAGGACTTAAATCAGGCTCTGGGGAATCAATGAAAAACTCTCTGTTCTGGGTATTGTAAAAAAGTAACAACAAACATGTTGATTTAGGTCATAGTTTGTGACTGGCATTAATTAGGACACAGCACTGCAAGAGAATTTATTACAAATAGACTGACAGCAAAAGCTTGGCTTTCCTGTCCATTTCTAAACAAGTGACCAGAATTTGAGAAGACTTGACTTTGATGTATTAGTTCTGTAACCTTTATTGACACCCATCTCTCTGgtaaagttttcttttcttttctacaaCATAACAAAATCTCCCAGAAAATTTCTCCTCACATTTAAAATGAGCATGGAGTATCAGCACGACTGCAAACATGTCTGTCCAGTGGGAGCTCACCCCCTGTGTTTATATGTGCTGCAAATACACTtgcacattctcacacacatgcactgccTTTTTCTCACAGACTCACCACACTTATACATGTTGTAAACGTGCAGAGAAACACTCCCCCGGCTAAATATAAGTGTACATCAGGCTGTGTTGGATAAGGTGGATACACAGTTAGAAAAACTCCCAAAAGACCATTTAGCTTTCTGAGGACTGTGCTGCTCAACTGCCTTCCTGACAGTCAAAAGGAATCCATTTACATACTCCTCCTCTGCGGGGAAAAGCTATGCTCTCTGTTTTCGATGCACAGATTATAGTTActcaattgtttttttttcacctgctCTTCGAAGTCTGATGGAGGGAAGACAgtgaaaagacagagagagagcaaaagagagaTGAACCAGTCAATCAGGATCTGGTTTGACAGGCTGCGTGTCTTTATTTAATGACGCATACTGTGGTAGCACAAGACAGCAAATGAACCGTTACTTCTTATCATCCAAAACGAACTCTGAAATCTAAAGCTCCACAAGACAGACTTGGGATGGGAAAAAAAGATTAGAAGGGTAATTTAATTTGACATCttcccaaaaagaaaaaagtcgaGCATCTTATCACAATCTTTGTTAATTCAAAGCGCAAAAGAACATTTGCACATGTTCTGTTCAGGCTCATTAAGAGCTAAGCTCTTTGTTAATCTCTTGCAAAGGTCAGATTCAACAGACCTGCGTATTTGCACTTTTCTGTTGGAGTATCCAATTCACTGTACAAGAAGGTTTTCACACCCTTGCACGGGTGGCACGTAGGACCGCTTTATTTTCTCCTTTGGGAACTCTTTAACCTGTGATCATTTTCTGAGAACAAATTCAGACGTTTTCTTTTGTTCGTGCTGCCTTTGTGCCATTTTATTACACGCCTCTAGTGTGGTTTGTGTGAAGTAAACACACAGTAACATACTGTAAATTATAACATGTCATCACCAGTCTGAAGTTTTATATGGCTCCTTGAGACTGCTTCAGGAAATGGCCTTTATTTACTCTTTAAAAGGGTCTGCATTTTTTCCCACAccgccatcatcatcatcattatcttaACCGTCATCGTCATCAACATCATATCATAAAAAAATGCAGAATACTGTATCCATAACAACAAAAATAGAGACAAATATTCAGACAGATCACTTTGTACAATACACGTTCATAAAATACAATACATATCATGgacttcactgtgtttgtttcttttataaaaatacaaagagcaGTTACAATAAAACATGTTCTCGCTGTGGTGTTCGGTACTTTAAGCCTCTTTTTTGTGTGAACTTGGTCAATGTTGAGGCTGTGGGTGGCAGACGTTTCGAAAAGATGCTGCAAGACATGAGAGAAGTTAGCCTTCAGTTCTTTCTGTTGTATTTCATAGAATGTTTCTTAACCCAAACAACAATCTTTCTGAAATCTTACCAAATATTTGTGTTGCTCAAACCTagaaaagcataaaagaaaacGAGATTTTCTGCCAGAAAGTTCTAAAGGCAAACTTTTCCCACTAGTGCACAGGAAGCTCATCCTGGCAAAGCTTTTCCAAGCAGTAACACCTAGAGCAAACTGGTGATCCATGCACAAAGATCAATGTCTTTTACAATTTATGTACAGGATGGCAAAAAAGAATATATGTACAAGATCAAGTCCATCATACATATCTCCTAGTGTCCCTCCTGCACAGAATCTTTTTGAATGACCTCCGGAAGTCGTTGTTGAAGATGGTGTAAATGATGGGGTTCAGTGCACTGTTGCAATAGCCGAACCAGAAGAAAAACTTGAACAGTTTTTCAGGGACACAGCAGGACAGACACAGTGTCTTCAGCATGtatgtaaagaaaaagggaaaccaGCAGATCACAAATGCTCCAATGACCACTGCCAGGACGAAAGTGAAGCGTTTCTCTCGGTTCTGGCGGCCTTTCCAGCGGCTGCCTTTGGTGCTCGGCTCGCGCTTTCTGACATCATCTTCCCCTGGTTTGATTTGACTCAGTCTGGGTTTCCCCTTGgtcgatttttttttaattgagcatGGATTGTGCATATGATGATCAGAGGAGGATGAGTCCTCAATGTCCACCCCGTTGGCCTCACCTTTCTCATCCTCTGCACCATCGCCTCGTTTCACTTCCTCCTTCAGTTTGATGACCTGTTCGCCATTCAGCTTGTCGTGATCCTCATCATCCCCCATGCCGTTCTGCTTCTGGTTGGAAGCAGCGACGGTGGCAGCCTTTGGCAGATCCTTTCGCTTTCTGTCTCCGGGTGGTGCTCGTGTCCTCTTTTTGGCAATCTGGTAGATCCGAATATAGACCAGAACCATGATGATGCAAGGGAGGAAGAAAGACCCGATGCAGGAGGAGATGACATACCATTTCTCATCATTGATCCTACACGAAGGTTTAGTAACATTAGTAaaactgttattattgttataatcATTTTCAGTATTCTTGTCTTTCTTCATGGTGATTAGAGGTGGGAAGGATATAACTGCTGCAATAACCCACACAATGAAGATGATGCATTTGATGCGACGCGGTGTCCTTTTCAGGTTGTACTCGATGGCCTGGGTGATGGACCAGTAGCGGTCTAAGCTGATAGCACAAAGGTGGGCAATGGAGGCAGTGCAGAAGAGAACATCAAGTGCAAGATAGATCTCACACCACACTCCACCGAAGTACCAGTATCCCATGAGCTCATTGGCCAAGGAGAAAGGCATCACAAGGGTAGCCACTAAAATGTCTGCTGATGCCAGAGACACCAAGAATAAGTTCTGGGGAGCCCGCAGGGCCCGGCTTGTAAACACAGCTATGACCACCAGGACATTACCAAACACTATCAACAGGATCATGATCGCCACCAGCACTGTGAGTGGCAGGGCAATCTGGAGGGTGTAAACTTTCATGTCTGTCTGGTTGGTCTCCATAGCACACTCCATTGGAGCAGGTTGACCCACTGCCTATCTGAGTTCACCTGAGGTTAACAAATATCATCCACCAGGAAGGACAGAGCTTGTAGCTCACAGCAGGGATGAGGAAAGGAAGCAAATGAATCACTCCTCTGGGGCTTTCCTcagctttttctctttcattgtgCACTGCCTCCTCCAAGAATTAGCCCTTATTATTTATAAGGCTGACAGTTCATCTGAAAATATGAggcaacacaaagaaacaaacatcagaTCCTTCAGTGCTAACAATTCTGTTCTCGCTTAACTATGACATGACTTATGTACTAATTTCACCTGTCTGAGACATTAGGGAGTAACACTGAGAAAAGAGCGTAAAAAAGAGCGGAGCAGCCTTACCTGAGATGAAGGGCAGTGGCACAACGTGTCCAGTGCATGAGAGGCACAGGCATTAAAAAACTGTCAGTGGGTAACTTCTTCAGGCAGACCGTTTGAAAGAAAAGAGGCTCCATGAGGCAGATGAAGCGTTTCCTCTgcgtctcctctctctctcctcacacAATGATCTCTGTGCTGCATCTAGTTGTGCTCAGTAGCGGACCTAATAGAGCGCTAATCACGTTATCCCGGGCGCTGCCGTGCTTCTGTCTGCGTGTGGAGTTTCTCTCCTCAGTGTTAACCAGTGCGCCACTCCCTCTCTTTATATTCCGCACGCTGCAAAAAGTGTCCCCATCACCGGGCCACTGTGCTTCCGCGGAGTGTCAACACTGGCGTTTTGCCATGCCATGTTTACCTGGCAACATATCGCACACAAAATACGGTCTGCAAGCTTAGTGCAACGGGGAGGCGgagatggaaaagaaaagaaatgaaaagaaaagaaaacttgtGCAACTTCTGAACGAAATAACAGGTATATCTGGATCATGCGatgttgttacatttttgtttaatttaatttgttccCCTTCAAGAATTACTGCTCCAGGTGTTTGACATGACGCCTCGTGATCCTgatttttaaaacgaaaaaacaGCCAGAGTAAATAGATACTAAAGGCAGAATTACTGCAAGAGAAAGAACGCTTTTTTGTGGCAAAGTTATGGAGGTTTTAATTCAGGTCACTGAGTAAGAAGCCACATTTTGCAGTTCAAAAAGAGACTATTGAAAGCGTAAAGTACAGGCCGTGTTGGGACAGATATTTTTTGCAGTGCAGCTGCTAGACTCTGTTGCTAAGCAGCTGCCATGGACACACCATGTGGATATCAGAGAAGCATTTTATT
Proteins encoded in this window:
- the LOC113019601 gene encoding alpha-2A adrenergic receptor-like, translating into MECAMETNQTDMKVYTLQIALPLTVLVAIMILLIVFGNVLVVIAVFTSRALRAPQNLFLVSLASADILVATLVMPFSLANELMGYWYFGGVWCEIYLALDVLFCTASIAHLCAISLDRYWSITQAIEYNLKRTPRRIKCIIFIVWVIAAVISFPPLITMKKDKNTENDYNNNNSFTNVTKPSCRINDEKWYVISSCIGSFFLPCIIMVLVYIRIYQIAKKRTRAPPGDRKRKDLPKAATVAASNQKQNGMGDDEDHDKLNGEQVIKLKEEVKRGDGAEDEKGEANGVDIEDSSSSDHHMHNPCSIKKKSTKGKPRLSQIKPGEDDVRKREPSTKGSRWKGRQNREKRFTFVLAVVIGAFVICWFPFFFTYMLKTLCLSCCVPEKLFKFFFWFGYCNSALNPIIYTIFNNDFRRSFKKILCRRDTRRYV